One Cryptomeria japonica chromosome 9, Sugi_1.0, whole genome shotgun sequence genomic window carries:
- the LOC131031961 gene encoding dirigent protein: MAMRSDRVLHLCFVWLLVSAMVLKSADCHRGRKRLPKPCKNFVLYFHDIIYNGQNAHNATSALVGAPQGANLTIMTGNNHFGNLAVFDDPITLDNNLHSPPVGRAQGFYFYDMKNTFSSWLGFTFVLNSTHHKGTLTFNGADPIMVKYRDISVVGGTGDFLMARGIATIDTDAYEGDVYFRLRVNVTLYECY; encoded by the coding sequence ATGGCAATGAGATCTGATAGAGTTTTGCATTTATGCTTTGTGTGGCTTCTGGTGTCTGCCATGGTGTTGAAATCTGCAGATTGCCACAGAGGGAGGAAGAGGCTTCCCAAGCCCTGCAAGAACTTTGTGTTATATTTTCATGATATAATCTACAATGGCCAAAATGCCCATAATGCAACTTCTGCACTTGTTGGAGCCCCTCAAGGAGCTAATCTCACCATCATGACTGGCAATAACCATTTTGGAAATCTTGCTGTGTTTGATGATCCTATTACTCTTGACAACAATCTGCACTCTCCTCCAGTGGGAAGAGCTCAGGGCTTTTACTTCTATGACATGAAGAATACATTCAGTTCTTGGCTTGGATTCACATTTGTGCTGAATTCAACTCATCACAAGGGCACCCTCACCTTCAATGGAGCAGACCCCATTATGGTTAAATACAGAGATATATCTGTTGTTGGGGGTACTGGTGATTTCTTAATGGCCAGAGGAATTGCTACCATTGACACTGATGCGTATGAGGGAGATGTTTATTTCAGGCTAAGGGTGAATGTCACACTCTATGAGTGTTACTGA